One stretch of Phycisphaerae bacterium DNA includes these proteins:
- the trmD gene encoding tRNA (guanosine(37)-N1)-methyltransferase TrmD, which yields MRIDVITLFPEVMQPYLAASILGRAQAAGLVDIRTHQLRDFSQDPHHKVDDRPFGGGPGMVLMCQPVIDAVNAVEALDTRPALRILLSPQGRPFGQETAQRLAAAPRLLLICGHYEGFDERISELLQPEELSLGDFVLSGGEPAALAVIDAVVRLLPGALGNEAATADESFQNRRLEYPQYTRPRTYGGLSVPDVLLSGNHAEIEAWRRAQSDARTQRRRPDLMDDGAAAFVHTCCSQAPGCSWAVPVSSASANAVVDFGK from the coding sequence GCCGTGCTCAGGCCGCCGGCCTCGTTGACATCCGCACGCACCAGCTTCGCGATTTCTCCCAGGATCCACACCACAAAGTAGACGATCGGCCGTTCGGCGGCGGTCCGGGCATGGTGCTGATGTGTCAGCCCGTCATCGACGCTGTCAACGCCGTCGAAGCGTTGGACACGCGCCCGGCCCTGCGGATTCTCCTGAGCCCGCAGGGCCGGCCGTTTGGTCAGGAGACCGCACAACGCCTCGCCGCCGCGCCGCGCCTCCTCCTCATCTGCGGCCACTACGAAGGCTTCGACGAGCGCATCTCCGAACTGCTCCAGCCGGAAGAACTCAGCCTCGGCGATTTCGTGCTGAGCGGCGGCGAGCCCGCCGCGCTCGCCGTCATCGACGCCGTCGTGCGGCTGCTGCCCGGCGCGCTCGGCAACGAGGCGGCCACCGCCGACGAGTCGTTCCAGAACCGCCGGCTCGAATACCCCCAGTACACCCGGCCGCGCACCTATGGCGGCCTGTCGGTGCCCGACGTCCTGCTCTCCGGCAATCATGCCGAGATTGAAGCGTGGCGTCGGGCACAAAGCGATGCGCGGACCCAGCGGCGGCGACCGGATCTGATGGATGATGGCGCCGCCGCGTTCGTTCATACGTGCTGTTCTCAAGCCCCCGGCTGCTCGTGGGCGGTCCCCGTCTCGAGCGCTTCGGCCAATGCAGTCGTAGATTTCGGAAAGTGA
- the rplS gene encoding 50S ribosomal protein L19 — translation MQNPLFDVVDKKYNRPNTLDFEIGDTVVVTIRIVEGGKERLQDFEGAVIARKGRGLDEMFTVRRIVANEGVERTFPVHSPRIAAIKTVRSGKVRRCKLYFLRDRVGKARRLRERRISAAARAAAAKARAEKAQALRAAQEAVDAAKGARATADSAMAASPS, via the coding sequence ATGCAAAACCCCCTCTTTGACGTCGTCGACAAGAAGTACAACCGCCCCAATACGCTGGATTTTGAGATCGGCGACACAGTCGTCGTCACCATTCGCATCGTTGAAGGCGGCAAGGAGCGGCTTCAGGATTTCGAAGGCGCCGTCATCGCCCGCAAGGGCCGTGGTCTCGACGAGATGTTCACCGTGCGCCGGATCGTCGCGAACGAGGGCGTGGAGCGGACGTTCCCCGTGCACTCCCCGCGCATCGCCGCCATCAAGACCGTCCGCAGCGGCAAAGTCCGCCGCTGCAAGCTGTACTTCCTGCGGGATCGCGTCGGCAAGGCCCGCCGTCTGCGTGAACGGCGCATTTCCGCCGCCGCCCGCGCCGCCGCCGCCAAGGCCCGCGCTGAGAAGGCCCAGGCCCTGCGCGCCGCGCAGGAAGCCGTGGATGCCGCCAAGGGCGCACGCGCCACCGCCGACAGCGCCATGGCCGCCTCGCCCAGCTAG
- a CDS encoding YraN family protein, which yields MATTDDPRHELGRAGERVAEQYLRKQGLKTLARHFNTPVGELDLVMRDGDTIVFVEVKTRRDRKHAEPEDAVHGAKQRRLLRAAQWFIHARRWDDPPCRFDVIGVIMPAGASPDIKHSPDAFHPRRR from the coding sequence GTGGCGACCACCGATGATCCCCGTCACGAACTCGGCCGCGCCGGCGAACGCGTCGCCGAGCAGTATCTCCGTAAGCAAGGTCTGAAGACCCTCGCTCGCCACTTCAACACGCCCGTCGGCGAACTCGACCTCGTCATGCGGGACGGCGACACGATCGTCTTCGTCGAGGTGAAGACCCGTCGCGACCGCAAGCACGCCGAACCCGAGGACGCCGTCCACGGCGCGAAGCAGCGCCGGCTCCTCCGCGCCGCGCAGTGGTTCATCCATGCCAGGCGTTGGGACGACCCGCCCTGCCGTTTCGACGTCATCGGCGTAATCATGCCAGCGGGCGCGTCACCGGACATCAAACACTCCCCCGACGCCTTCCACCCGCGACGACGTTGA
- a CDS encoding superoxide dismutase — MAYELIKLPYSYDALEPHIDTRTMEIHHTKHHAAYVTNLNKALEGHADLAAKPIEQLLREINTVPEQIRQTVINHGGGTANHNLFWAIMGPNKGGQPRGRLADDLKNIFGSFDAFKDEFTKAATTRFGSGWAWLGFDQNGKLHVGSTANQDSPLMHGHRPILGLDVWEHAYYLKYQNRRPDYITAWWNVVNWDMVGELYDAVRR; from the coding sequence ATGGCATACGAACTGATCAAGCTCCCCTACTCGTACGACGCCCTCGAGCCGCACATCGATACGCGCACTATGGAAATTCACCATACGAAGCATCACGCCGCGTACGTGACGAACCTCAACAAGGCACTCGAGGGCCACGCCGACCTCGCCGCTAAGCCGATCGAGCAGTTGCTCCGCGAGATCAACACCGTCCCCGAACAGATCCGCCAGACGGTCATTAACCACGGCGGCGGCACCGCGAATCACAATCTGTTCTGGGCGATCATGGGGCCGAACAAGGGCGGCCAACCGCGCGGCCGCCTCGCCGACGACCTTAAAAACATCTTCGGCAGCTTCGACGCATTCAAGGACGAGTTCACCAAGGCCGCGACGACGCGTTTCGGCAGCGGCTGGGCCTGGCTCGGTTTCGATCAGAACGGCAAGCTCCACGTCGGCAGCACAGCCAACCAGGACTCGCCGCTGATGCACGGCCACCGCCCGATCCTCGGCCTCGACGTCTGGGAGCACGCGTACTACCTGAAATATCAGAACCGCCGGCCGGACTACATCACGGCGTGGTGGAACG